Proteins encoded in a region of the Zunongwangia endophytica genome:
- the rsmG gene encoding 16S rRNA (guanine(527)-N(7))-methyltransferase RsmG produces MELIRKYFDGLSPQQIAHFEQLEDLYKDWNLKINVVSRKDIDELYLRHVLHSLGIAKVQKFNPNSNILDVGTGGGFPGIPMAILFPETNFHLVDSIGKKMKVVEEVAAGLGLQNVKTTNDRVENVDGHYDFIISRAVAAMPTFVRWTKGKIAKKNNHDLKNGILYLKGGDLSEELNDYQTAKIYNLTDYFEEDFFETKKVVHLPLKYKG; encoded by the coding sequence TTGGAATTAATAAGGAAATATTTTGACGGACTTAGTCCGCAGCAAATTGCTCATTTCGAACAATTAGAAGATCTTTATAAAGATTGGAATCTTAAAATTAACGTGGTAAGTAGAAAGGATATAGATGAATTATATTTACGTCACGTTTTACATTCTTTAGGAATAGCGAAAGTTCAAAAATTCAATCCAAATTCTAACATTCTTGATGTAGGTACAGGCGGTGGATTTCCTGGAATTCCAATGGCCATACTTTTTCCTGAAACTAATTTCCATTTAGTGGATTCTATTGGGAAAAAAATGAAAGTTGTAGAAGAAGTCGCAGCTGGTTTAGGATTGCAGAACGTGAAAACAACGAACGATAGGGTTGAGAATGTTGATGGACATTACGATTTTATTATAAGTAGAGCAGTAGCGGCCATGCCAACTTTTGTAAGATGGACCAAGGGGAAAATTGCTAAAAAAAATAATCATGACCTTAAAAACGGAATATTGTATTTAAAAGGTGGTGATTTATCTGAAGAGCTTAATGATTATCAAACTGCGAAAATATACAATCTAACAGATTATTTTGAAGAAGATTTCTTCGAGACAAAAAAGGTGGTTCATTTACCACTAAAATATAAAGGATAA
- the trkA gene encoding Trk system potassium transporter TrkA: MKIIIAGAGEVGFHLAKLLSFESQDITLIDPNRDRLQYADTHLDIRTIKGDSSSIAILKEAQVKHTDMLISVTSSEATNITVCVLAKQLGALRTIARISNTEFLEKKEEIGFTQFGIDELISPEALAAREIALLLNQSAFNDSYEFEEGALTMIGLSLSRTARFVGKTVKEAARIFPQLNFVPIAIQRFGTQYTLIPRGDTQFKEGDQVYFITLKSGVEELYNLTGKTKQEIKSVMILGGSKIGRKTARDLCRNNFNVKLVEANKEKAYDLADELPNTLIIHGDGRNVELLEEENIHDMDAFIAVTGNSETNIMSCLVAKSKSVKKTISLVENMDYFQLSHSIGIDTLINKKLLAANNIFRYIRKGEVVAMTKLNNMNAELLEFIVKPGSQVAGKKIKNLDFPRSAIIGGIIRHGEGIIALGEFLIKPGDRIVVCCLPRSIKKVEKLFL; this comes from the coding sequence ATGAAAATAATTATCGCCGGTGCAGGTGAAGTGGGCTTTCATTTAGCTAAATTACTATCTTTTGAATCCCAGGATATTACCCTGATCGATCCTAATAGAGATAGATTGCAATATGCAGATACACATTTGGATATTCGAACTATTAAGGGTGACTCCAGTTCGATCGCAATTTTAAAAGAAGCCCAGGTTAAGCATACCGATATGTTAATTAGTGTGACATCTAGCGAAGCCACTAATATTACGGTATGCGTACTAGCTAAACAGCTTGGTGCCTTAAGAACCATCGCTCGTATTTCTAATACTGAGTTTTTAGAGAAGAAAGAAGAGATTGGATTTACCCAATTTGGTATAGATGAACTTATTTCTCCTGAAGCTTTAGCAGCAAGAGAAATCGCTTTATTACTGAATCAGTCTGCTTTTAATGATAGTTACGAGTTTGAAGAAGGCGCGCTAACCATGATTGGTTTAAGCTTATCCAGAACGGCACGTTTTGTAGGGAAAACCGTAAAAGAAGCAGCACGTATTTTTCCGCAGCTTAATTTTGTTCCTATTGCGATACAACGTTTTGGTACGCAGTATACTTTAATACCTCGCGGAGATACACAATTTAAAGAAGGCGATCAGGTATATTTTATTACACTGAAAAGTGGAGTAGAAGAATTATATAATCTTACCGGAAAGACCAAACAGGAAATAAAAAGTGTGATGATCCTTGGCGGTAGTAAGATTGGAAGAAAAACTGCCAGAGATTTATGCCGAAACAATTTTAACGTAAAGCTGGTTGAAGCGAATAAAGAAAAAGCTTACGATCTGGCAGACGAATTGCCAAATACATTGATCATTCACGGTGATGGCCGAAATGTAGAATTACTGGAAGAAGAAAATATTCACGATATGGATGCTTTTATCGCAGTAACCGGTAATTCTGAAACCAATATTATGTCCTGCCTGGTTGCGAAATCCAAGAGTGTGAAGAAAACAATCTCTTTGGTCGAAAATATGGATTATTTTCAGCTAAGCCATTCTATAGGAATCGATACGCTTATTAACAAAAAGCTCTTAGCCGCAAATAATATTTTTAGATATATCCGAAAAGGAGAAGTGGTTGCGATGACCAAGCTCAACAACATGAATGCTGAGCTTTTAGAATTTATCGTGAAACCTGGCTCTCAGGTAGCCGGTAAAAAAATTAAGAATCTTGATTTTCCTCGTTCAGCAATTATCGGTGGTATTATTCGTCACGGGGAGGGAATTATTGCTTTAGGCGAATTCCTTATAAAGCCGGGCGACCGTATTGTAGTTTGTTGTTTACCGCGCTCGATTAAGAAGGTTGAAAAATTATTCCTGTAA
- a CDS encoding fatty acid desaturase family protein produces the protein MDLSQPNIRFSRIDSAKFFRTLNKRVNTYFKENNIKKTGNWQLHLKTAVMFLMFLSPYFIILTLDISQWWMLLLTVVMGIGMAGVGMNIMHDGNHGSYSSKKWVNKFMGGTIYILAGNVYNWQVQHNVLHHTYTNIHGHDEDLDAGRIIRFSKHAEWRKFHKFQHYYSIFLYGLLTFNWAITTDFKQSRRYLKRKLSYGKMPNPVKQWSTVAITKIIYLAIWILLPMLILSISWWKILIGFFVMHYVAGLILSIVFQLAHVVKDTDMPLPDDTGSMKNTWAIHQLFTTVNFSTNNKIVNWFTGGLNHQVEHHIFPNISHIHYDKIAQIVKQTAQECNLPYNEYKTTRAAIMAHFKYLKEMGTKPAISS, from the coding sequence ATGGATTTATCACAACCAAATATACGATTCTCGAGAATAGATTCTGCTAAGTTTTTCAGAACCTTAAATAAACGAGTAAATACTTATTTTAAAGAGAATAACATTAAAAAAACAGGAAACTGGCAGTTGCATTTAAAAACAGCAGTGATGTTTCTCATGTTTTTATCTCCATATTTTATAATTCTAACCCTAGATATCTCACAATGGTGGATGCTTTTACTTACTGTTGTAATGGGTATTGGTATGGCTGGCGTCGGAATGAATATTATGCATGATGGAAATCATGGATCTTATTCTTCAAAAAAATGGGTTAATAAATTTATGGGCGGGACTATTTATATTCTTGCCGGTAATGTTTATAACTGGCAGGTACAGCACAATGTACTTCACCATACATACACGAATATCCACGGCCATGATGAAGATCTGGACGCCGGTAGGATCATTCGTTTCTCTAAACATGCAGAGTGGAGAAAATTCCACAAATTTCAGCATTATTATTCCATATTTCTATATGGGCTGTTAACGTTCAACTGGGCAATCACCACCGACTTTAAGCAGTCTAGAAGGTATTTAAAAAGAAAACTTTCTTACGGAAAAATGCCTAATCCTGTTAAACAATGGAGTACGGTAGCTATTACGAAAATTATCTATTTAGCGATTTGGATTTTGCTCCCTATGTTGATTTTATCAATTTCGTGGTGGAAAATTTTAATAGGATTCTTTGTAATGCATTATGTTGCTGGACTAATCCTTAGCATTGTTTTTCAATTAGCTCATGTGGTTAAGGATACCGATATGCCATTACCAGATGACACCGGATCTATGAAAAACACCTGGGCAATACACCAATTATTCACCACAGTTAACTTTTCAACAAACAATAAAATTGTAAACTGGTTTACCGGTGGGTTAAATCACCAGGTAGAACATCATATTTTCCCTAATATCAGTCATATTCATTATGATAAGATCGCACAAATAGTGAAACAGACTGCACAGGAATGTAATTTACCTTATAACGAATACAAAACCACACGCGCAGCGATTATGGCTCATTTTAAATATTTAAAAGAAATGGGAACTAAACCTGCAATATCGTCTTAA
- a CDS encoding TrkH family potassium uptake protein → MPKLNFKVILHVMGLLLLCNGGFMLLSVLISFVYKDGVTLGISSAALVTLLIGTLLMFTTRGHSKEVKVREGYIIVSFGWIFMALSGCLPYVMTKAIPDFTNAFFETMSGYTTTGASILNDIESIPKGILFWRSLTHWIGGMGIIVLAIAILPLLGIGGMQLFAAESPGPSADKLKPRITDTAKRLWLIYVSYTAAETVLLMLAGMDFFDAINHAFSTLSTGGFSTKNASMAYWNDNPMIQYIIILFMFLAGSNFVMSYFAFKGRVQRVLQDDEFKWYFWFVGIFTLISSLIVYFQADVSLSSIDHPMVWGEGESAFRHSLFQVLTVITTTGFVSADFTMWTPFLTIFYFGMFFLGGSAGSTAGGVKVMRHIIMIRNGFIQFKRTLHPNAILPVRFNKKSINSDIVFNIQGFFILYMLSFIIGAVVLAALGLDFETAIGGAASSLGNIGPAFGALSPVNNFDLLPDFGKWWCSFLMLIGRLELFTVLIILTPFFWRNR, encoded by the coding sequence ATGCCGAAACTTAACTTTAAGGTTATTTTACATGTCATGGGATTACTGTTACTCTGTAATGGCGGTTTTATGCTTTTATCAGTACTTATCAGTTTTGTGTACAAAGATGGTGTTACTTTAGGTATTTCTTCTGCGGCACTAGTAACTTTGCTTATCGGTACTTTATTGATGTTTACGACACGTGGACACAGCAAAGAAGTTAAGGTTAGGGAAGGTTATATTATTGTAAGTTTTGGCTGGATTTTTATGGCTTTAAGTGGTTGTTTACCTTATGTGATGACCAAAGCCATTCCCGATTTTACGAATGCTTTTTTCGAAACCATGTCGGGTTACACCACAACAGGAGCTTCGATATTAAATGATATTGAGTCGATTCCAAAAGGAATTTTATTTTGGAGAAGTCTTACCCATTGGATAGGCGGGATGGGAATTATAGTTCTTGCTATTGCTATTTTACCGCTTTTAGGAATAGGAGGGATGCAGTTATTTGCTGCGGAATCTCCCGGGCCAAGTGCCGATAAATTAAAGCCGAGAATTACCGATACTGCTAAACGATTGTGGCTTATTTATGTAAGCTATACTGCTGCTGAAACTGTATTGCTTATGCTGGCAGGAATGGATTTCTTTGATGCTATAAACCATGCATTTAGTACACTTTCTACCGGAGGATTCTCTACTAAAAATGCAAGCATGGCCTATTGGAATGATAATCCAATGATCCAATACATTATTATCCTATTTATGTTTTTGGCGGGAAGTAACTTTGTGATGAGTTACTTTGCATTTAAAGGCCGAGTGCAACGTGTGCTTCAGGACGATGAGTTTAAATGGTATTTCTGGTTTGTAGGTATTTTTACATTAATTTCTTCTCTAATAGTATATTTTCAGGCAGATGTTTCTTTGTCTTCCATAGATCATCCTATGGTTTGGGGAGAAGGTGAAAGTGCGTTTCGACATTCCTTATTTCAGGTGTTAACCGTGATTACAACTACCGGTTTTGTTTCCGCAGATTTTACCATGTGGACACCGTTTTTGACTATTTTTTACTTCGGAATGTTTTTCTTGGGTGGCTCTGCCGGAAGTACAGCTGGTGGTGTAAAAGTTATGCGACATATAATTATGATCCGTAACGGATTTATTCAATTTAAGCGTACGCTTCATCCTAATGCAATTTTGCCGGTACGCTTCAATAAAAAGTCAATTAACAGCGATATTGTATTTAATATTCAGGGATTTTTTATCCTTTATATGTTGTCTTTCATTATCGGAGCGGTTGTTTTAGCTGCTTTAGGTTTAGATTTTGAAACTGCAATTGGTGGCGCAGCTTCCTCTTTAGGGAATATTGGCCCGGCGTTTGGAGCACTTAGCCCGGTAAATAACTTCGATTTGTTACCAGATTTTGGGAAATGGTGGTGTTCTTTTTTAATGCTAATCGGTAGGCTGGAACTTTTTACAGTACTTATTATTTTAACTCCATTCTTCTGGAGGAATCGTTAG
- a CDS encoding pyridoxal phosphate-dependent aminotransferase, translated as MQEKLSNRINNLATSQTLAMAAKARELRAEGKDIIGLSLGEPDFNTPDFIKDAAIQAINDNYNSYSPVDGYVELKDAIITKFKRDNNLTYTHPQIVVSTGAKQSLANVALAMLNAGDEVILPCPYWVSYAEIVKLAEGIPVEVPTTLESNFKMTPEQLEAAITPKTKMLWYSSPCNPSGMVYTKEELRALADVLAKHPDIIIVSDEIYEHINYIGGHASMAEFEDMYDRTVTVNGVAKAFAMTGWRIGYIGAPSWIARACNKLQGQVTSGANCIAQRAVITALEAPVSKISYMVDKFKSRRKLIIDLLNTIEGFETTEPEGAFYVFPNISHYFGKTIKGHAINNATDFSMFLLEEALVATVTGDAFGNPECIRISYAASEEQIEEAMKRIKSALAE; from the coding sequence ATGCAAGAAAAACTCTCTAACAGAATAAACAATTTAGCAACTTCGCAAACGCTGGCTATGGCAGCTAAAGCGCGTGAATTAAGAGCAGAAGGTAAAGATATTATTGGCCTTTCACTTGGAGAGCCAGATTTTAATACGCCAGATTTTATCAAAGATGCCGCAATTCAGGCTATCAACGATAATTACAACTCTTACTCTCCCGTAGATGGTTATGTAGAGCTTAAAGATGCTATTATTACCAAATTCAAAAGAGATAATAACTTAACATATACTCATCCACAAATCGTTGTTTCTACAGGTGCTAAGCAATCGCTAGCCAACGTAGCCTTAGCGATGTTAAATGCTGGTGACGAAGTTATTTTACCATGTCCTTACTGGGTAAGTTATGCTGAAATTGTAAAGCTTGCAGAAGGTATACCAGTTGAAGTGCCAACAACATTGGAGTCTAATTTTAAAATGACTCCTGAGCAACTTGAAGCAGCTATCACTCCTAAAACTAAAATGCTTTGGTATAGCTCTCCTTGCAATCCAAGTGGAATGGTATATACTAAAGAAGAGCTTAGAGCTTTAGCTGATGTATTAGCAAAACACCCAGATATTATTATAGTAAGTGATGAAATCTACGAACACATAAACTATATTGGTGGTCACGCTTCTATGGCAGAGTTTGAAGATATGTACGATCGTACCGTTACTGTTAATGGTGTTGCAAAAGCATTTGCTATGACGGGATGGAGAATTGGATATATTGGCGCACCATCTTGGATTGCTCGTGCTTGTAATAAATTACAGGGCCAGGTAACCAGCGGTGCAAACTGTATTGCGCAAAGAGCTGTAATTACAGCTTTAGAAGCTCCCGTTAGCAAGATTAGCTATATGGTAGATAAGTTTAAATCTAGAAGAAAATTGATCATAGATTTACTTAATACTATCGAAGGATTTGAAACTACCGAGCCAGAAGGTGCTTTTTATGTATTCCCTAATATTTCTCATTACTTCGGGAAAACTATTAAAGGACATGCAATAAATAATGCGACCGACTTTTCTATGTTCTTATTAGAAGAAGCATTGGTAGCAACGGTAACTGGTGATGCGTTCGGAAATCCTGAATGTATTAGAATTTCTTACGCGGCTAGCGAGGAACAAATTGAAGAAGCAATGAAAAGAATTAAATCAGCTTTAGCTGAATAA